A window of the Cystobacter fuscus genome harbors these coding sequences:
- a CDS encoding lipid II:glycine glycyltransferase FemX, whose amino-acid sequence MHQIISFSEPERWERAYARTSCKDIYYRHAYAELCHCMGDGEPFLFVYEDDEGNTVCYVFIRRPLQELPFARGARLEGEWYDIISPTYGYGSPLCAEPHAQLLWEFRAEFEAWCRGANIVSEFVRFHPLSGNHRLFEGTMDVVYDRESVFIDLSRTEEELFEFYHPSHQRNIRKAPRRGLEFRVLEGHEALQQLEVFYRLYRATMDKVGALPYYYFSAEYLERLFSRLGRSALFGAVFLDGRMISAALCLREGDVLTYHLGASETASLHLGTNTFQFHHIALWARRNGLRVFHLGGGHRGRDSLFQFKHRFNPEGTLPLNHGKKVYHHEVYERLVESWKHHHAQPLAESYFPAYRTPLSLTNERVDGGFQLRSPRVGVERARERQPPPLGRECRR is encoded by the coding sequence ATGCACCAGATCATCTCGTTCTCCGAGCCGGAGCGGTGGGAGCGCGCGTACGCGCGAACTTCATGCAAGGACATCTATTACCGCCACGCCTATGCGGAGCTGTGCCATTGCATGGGAGATGGTGAACCCTTTCTCTTCGTCTACGAGGACGATGAGGGCAACACGGTCTGCTATGTCTTCATCCGCAGGCCGCTCCAGGAACTGCCCTTCGCCCGCGGCGCGAGGCTCGAGGGGGAGTGGTATGACATCATCAGCCCCACCTACGGTTATGGGAGCCCGCTCTGCGCGGAGCCCCACGCGCAACTCCTCTGGGAGTTCCGGGCGGAGTTCGAGGCCTGGTGTCGCGGTGCGAACATCGTCAGCGAGTTCGTGCGCTTCCACCCTCTGTCGGGCAACCACCGGCTGTTCGAGGGGACGATGGACGTCGTCTACGATCGGGAGAGCGTCTTCATCGACCTGAGCCGGACGGAGGAGGAACTCTTCGAGTTCTATCACCCCAGCCACCAGCGGAACATCCGCAAGGCGCCGAGGCGTGGGCTGGAGTTTCGTGTGCTCGAAGGGCACGAGGCGCTCCAGCAACTGGAGGTGTTCTATCGCCTCTACCGGGCCACGATGGACAAGGTGGGAGCGCTTCCGTACTACTACTTCTCGGCGGAGTACCTGGAGCGGCTCTTCTCGCGCCTGGGCCGGAGTGCTCTGTTCGGCGCGGTCTTCCTCGACGGACGGATGATCTCCGCCGCCCTGTGCCTGCGCGAGGGAGATGTGCTCACCTACCACCTGGGCGCCTCGGAGACGGCGTCGTTGCACCTCGGGACGAACACCTTCCAATTCCATCACATCGCGCTGTGGGCACGGCGCAACGGGCTGCGTGTCTTCCACCTGGGTGGGGGCCACCGGGGGAGGGACTCCCTCTTTCAGTTCAAGCACCGCTTCAACCCGGAGGGCACGCTGCCGCTCAACCATGGGAAGAAGGTGTACCATCACGAGGTGTACGAGCGATTGGTCGAGAGCTGGAAGCATCACCATGCCCAGCCACTCGCCGAGTCCTATTTCCCGGCCTACCGGACCCCGCTCTCGTTGACGAATGAACGGGTCGACGGCGGGTTCCAACTCAGGTCTCCTCGCGTTGGCGTTGAACGCGCGCGGGAACGCCAGCCACCACCACTCGGGAGGGAATGTCGGAGGTGA
- a CDS encoding acetyltransferase, with the protein MLVAQTKTKPRLVIYGCGGHGKVVADIALARGMTVEGFLDDRALEGKRVFGLPILGGPAWLEVFRSEVSVALGIGENRARYRIYKLCERLGMTPVTLIHPTATVAASAQLGAGVVVMAQAVINPDARVANGAIINSGAIVEHDCEIGAFAHLSPNATLGGNVRIGALTHLGLAASVLPGKAVGEETVVGAGAVVTSDIPSRVVVAGVPARVQRQREET; encoded by the coding sequence ATGCTCGTGGCACAAACGAAAACAAAACCCAGGCTGGTCATCTATGGATGTGGAGGCCACGGAAAGGTGGTCGCCGACATCGCGTTGGCCCGCGGCATGACCGTCGAGGGCTTCCTCGACGACAGAGCGCTCGAGGGGAAAAGGGTTTTCGGCCTTCCCATCCTCGGTGGGCCCGCGTGGCTCGAGGTGTTCCGGTCCGAAGTGAGTGTCGCGCTGGGAATTGGAGAGAACCGCGCGCGGTACCGCATCTACAAGCTGTGCGAAAGGCTGGGAATGACGCCGGTCACCTTGATCCATCCCACCGCCACCGTGGCGGCGTCCGCCCAGCTCGGAGCGGGCGTCGTGGTCATGGCCCAGGCGGTCATCAACCCGGACGCACGCGTCGCGAATGGGGCGATCATCAACAGCGGCGCCATCGTCGAGCACGACTGCGAGATCGGCGCGTTCGCCCACCTCTCCCCCAACGCGACACTGGGGGGAAACGTGAGGATCGGGGCCCTCACGCACCTCGGCCTCGCGGCCTCGGTCCTGCCTGGCAAGGCCGTCGGAGAGGAAACGGTGGTCGGCGCCGGCGCGGTGGTCACCTCCGACATTCCCTCCCGAGTGGTGGTGGCTGGCGTTCCCGCGCGCGTTCAACGCCAACGCGAGGAGACCTGA
- a CDS encoding DegT/DnrJ/EryC1/StrS family aminotransferase — MPPRIHLSSPHLGSLERGFVDDAFASNWIAPLGPHVEAFQEEFARCVGAPHALALSSGTAALHLALRLVGVSPGDEVLVSTLTFSASVNPICYLGASPVFIDSERASWNMDPTLLSEELEARARSGRLPRAVVVVHLYGQSADLEPILAACDRHGVPVVEDAAEALGSTYKGRTPGTLGRVGIYSFNGNKIITTSGGGMLVSPDEELVRHALKLATQARDPAPHYQHSEIGYNYRLSNVLAAIGRGQLRVLEDRVAARRRNHDFYVRALAEVPGITFMPEAPWGRHTRWLTTLTIDPARFGANREAVRLALEREDIEARPVWKPMHLQPVFAAFERRGGQVAEELFQNGLCLPSGSNLTPDDLARVVEVVRAVHASRCRGT, encoded by the coding sequence ATGCCCCCACGCATCCACCTGTCATCCCCCCACCTGGGCTCCCTGGAGCGCGGCTTCGTCGACGATGCGTTCGCGAGCAATTGGATCGCTCCGCTGGGCCCGCACGTCGAGGCGTTCCAGGAGGAGTTCGCCCGGTGCGTCGGAGCACCACACGCGCTCGCGCTGAGTTCCGGCACGGCCGCGCTCCACCTGGCACTGCGTCTCGTCGGTGTCTCTCCGGGAGACGAGGTGCTGGTGAGCACGCTCACCTTCTCGGCCTCGGTGAATCCCATCTGCTACCTGGGCGCGTCTCCCGTCTTCATCGACAGCGAGCGCGCTTCCTGGAACATGGATCCCACCCTGCTGAGCGAGGAGCTCGAGGCGCGCGCCCGGTCCGGCCGGCTGCCCCGCGCGGTCGTCGTGGTCCACCTGTATGGGCAGAGCGCCGATCTCGAGCCCATCCTGGCCGCGTGCGACCGCCATGGCGTGCCCGTGGTGGAAGACGCGGCCGAGGCCCTGGGCAGCACGTACAAGGGGCGGACCCCGGGCACGCTGGGCCGCGTCGGCATCTACTCCTTCAATGGCAACAAGATCATCACCACCTCGGGAGGAGGGATGCTGGTGTCGCCGGACGAGGAGCTCGTTCGCCACGCGCTCAAGCTCGCCACCCAGGCGCGCGACCCCGCGCCGCACTACCAGCACTCCGAGATTGGCTACAACTACCGCCTGAGCAACGTGTTGGCGGCGATTGGCCGCGGACAGCTCCGGGTGCTGGAGGACCGGGTCGCCGCGCGGCGAAGGAACCACGACTTCTACGTGCGGGCGCTCGCCGAGGTGCCCGGAATCACCTTCATGCCCGAGGCGCCCTGGGGACGTCACACGCGCTGGTTGACGACGCTCACCATCGACCCGGCGCGCTTCGGCGCGAACCGGGAGGCGGTGCGGCTCGCGCTCGAGAGGGAGGACATCGAGGCCCGGCCCGTGTGGAAGCCCATGCACCTGCAGCCGGTCTTCGCCGCCTTCGAGCGGAGGGGAGGCCAGGTGGCGGAGGAGCTGTTCCAGAATGGGCTCTGCCTCCCGTCCGGCTCCAACCTCACTCCAGACGATCTGGCTCGGGTGGTGGAGGTGGTGCGGGCCGTACACGCGTCTCGTTGCCGAGGAACTTGA
- a CDS encoding GNAT family N-acetyltransferase yields MTMAKHMTTTTRLKAVLVPDAGKLAVSEDYFRSEQHLRAEGVTHTLVIEGAGTGSLRIPLIVRPIEQTPYRDAVSPYGYPSGVMDGLSEVPKQAVDWHGTELVSIFVRDRLTGPHCFAGGTGRNQVFFIDPRLPVEFREMHRRHIQRNLRQGFVSTYGPAREASLEEREGFKEVYRQTMVRDEASARYFFPDTYFEELFSAPAAWLATTRAPNGDVASAAIGVSSDGVLHYYLGGTADAYLSRSPAKNIFTTLLELGRQLGMPLNLGGGMQPGDSLEAFKRGFANASFQLCTHELICDPAVYARLSEGSLPSDYFPAYRAPRR; encoded by the coding sequence ATGACGATGGCGAAGCACATGACAACGACGACCCGGTTGAAGGCAGTCCTGGTTCCCGACGCGGGAAAGCTCGCGGTGTCGGAGGACTACTTCCGCTCGGAGCAGCACCTGCGCGCGGAGGGCGTGACCCACACGCTCGTCATCGAAGGAGCCGGAACAGGCTCACTGCGGATTCCGCTCATCGTGCGACCCATCGAGCAGACGCCCTACCGGGATGCCGTCTCCCCGTATGGCTACCCGAGCGGGGTGATGGACGGGCTGAGCGAGGTGCCGAAGCAAGCGGTGGACTGGCATGGCACCGAACTCGTCAGCATCTTCGTACGCGACCGCCTGACTGGTCCCCATTGCTTCGCGGGTGGAACGGGGCGCAACCAGGTGTTCTTCATCGACCCCCGCCTGCCCGTCGAGTTCCGGGAGATGCACCGCCGGCACATCCAACGCAACCTCCGGCAGGGCTTCGTGAGCACCTATGGCCCCGCGCGCGAGGCCTCGCTCGAGGAGCGGGAGGGATTCAAGGAAGTCTACCGGCAGACCATGGTCCGGGATGAGGCGAGCGCCCGGTACTTCTTCCCGGACACCTACTTCGAGGAGTTGTTCTCCGCACCCGCCGCCTGGCTCGCGACGACCCGCGCACCGAACGGCGACGTGGCATCCGCGGCCATCGGCGTCTCGAGCGATGGCGTGCTGCATTACTACCTCGGTGGAACAGCCGACGCCTACCTGTCGCGCTCGCCCGCGAAGAACATCTTCACCACGTTGCTCGAGCTCGGCAGGCAGCTTGGGATGCCGCTCAACCTGGGGGGAGGAATGCAACCGGGTGACAGCCTGGAAGCATTCAAGCGCGGCTTCGCCAACGCGAGCTTCCAGCTCTGCACCCACGAACTCATCTGCGATCCAGCGGTGTACGCCCGACTGTCCGAGGGCAGCCTCCCCTCGGACTACTTCCCAGCCTACCGGGCACCCCGGCGCTGA
- a CDS encoding right-handed parallel beta-helix repeat-containing protein: MGQAQGVVTVAMGLVMLLSGSTTVRIGGAEAKQAGVQCGDTITASTRLTRDLSCPGTEVPALRVAGAGVILDLGGHTVRRVGSGTGVSEGIRVSVDSTVRNGTIRGFDQGYVIGGEVLPSPERVGLSGLTFIDNGIAVYDRGGNTTLTVTDCRLIRNGSGLGSEQDASSGVFEVRSSFFLGNRLALSANSHSVEVVGSTFLQNETVMWCPYGRVSFSSSSIVRNTVVGDLRLGQFGYGVCQEASFVRTVLARNGSLSATDAPVWEPFNFVLRDSWVIENGGELQVRARTVDVQGSTWWGNGSGLTLADLPEYVPPALTGGVSGNRFLHNQGDGLRVLVPSTLTVSRNVAIDNTGWGLHVPGVSDGGGNVARGNGAGDCVGVVCSAR, translated from the coding sequence ATGGGTCAGGCACAAGGTGTTGTCACCGTGGCGATGGGCCTGGTGATGCTGCTCTCGGGATCAACCACCGTGCGGATCGGGGGCGCGGAGGCGAAGCAGGCCGGTGTCCAATGCGGCGACACCATCACCGCGAGCACCCGGCTCACCCGCGATCTCTCGTGCCCGGGCACGGAGGTCCCCGCGCTTCGAGTCGCCGGCGCGGGCGTCATCCTCGATCTCGGCGGCCACACCGTGCGCCGCGTGGGCTCGGGGACGGGAGTGTCCGAGGGCATCAGGGTATCGGTCGACAGCACGGTGAGGAACGGCACGATCCGGGGGTTCGACCAGGGCTATGTCATCGGTGGCGAGGTGCTGCCTTCACCGGAGCGGGTGGGGCTGTCCGGGCTCACGTTCATCGACAACGGGATTGCCGTCTACGACCGTGGAGGCAACACGACGTTGACGGTCACGGACTGCCGGCTGATCAGGAATGGCTCGGGACTGGGCAGTGAGCAGGACGCGAGCAGTGGCGTGTTCGAGGTGCGGTCGTCGTTCTTCCTCGGCAATCGGCTCGCGTTGTCCGCGAACAGCCATTCCGTCGAAGTGGTGGGCTCGACCTTCCTCCAGAACGAGACAGTGATGTGGTGCCCCTATGGCCGCGTCTCCTTCTCGTCGAGTTCGATCGTGCGGAACACGGTCGTGGGTGACCTGCGGCTCGGCCAGTTTGGTTACGGCGTCTGCCAGGAGGCTTCGTTCGTTCGGACGGTGCTCGCGCGCAACGGCTCACTCTCCGCCACCGACGCGCCGGTCTGGGAGCCGTTCAACTTCGTGCTGCGTGACTCATGGGTCATCGAGAATGGAGGGGAGCTCCAGGTCCGGGCCAGGACGGTCGACGTCCAGGGCAGTACCTGGTGGGGAAACGGGAGCGGCCTGACGCTGGCCGATCTGCCGGAGTATGTGCCACCCGCGCTCACCGGCGGGGTGAGTGGCAATCGTTTCCTGCACAACCAAGGGGACGGTCTCCGGGTGTTGGTCCCCAGCACCCTCACGGTGTCCCGCAACGTCGCGATCGACAACACGGGCTGGGGTCTTCATGTGCCGGGCGTGAGCGACGGAGGCGGCAACGTCGCGCGGGGCAATGGCGCGGGCGACTGCGTCGGGGTCGTCTGCTCCGCTCGCTGA
- a CDS encoding polysaccharide biosynthesis protein, with amino-acid sequence MLLTDAVLTGSALLCAMMLRFDGVLPKQGWTAFKQGVPLLLLVRLAMLARFGLQRWSFRRSGLNEAVRLVLANVSATLVFEALRLFSFFEAPPRSVVAIEFILATALMGFYRFVPRTVRLWYLDQKRSRAQGTQRTIVVGAGSAGDLLLHDLLRTPSSPWHVIGLVDDDPAKHGTFLNGKQVLGSINALPELVARHRVTQVLIAIPSLPPERIRHILGLCKNRSVGFKIIPASFAYLDQKITAAMLHELSPEHLLPRDVVSFDQEEVHRRVAGRRILVTGSAGSIGSEIARQVAAHGPASLVLLDINENELYFLVRQLQERYPLLPVSAIVADIRDQERLMRIGRDHAPEYVFHAAAHKHVPLMEDSPEEAIKNNVFGTLNVARMADVCGVERFVLISTDKAVHPTSVMGASKRLAEMVIRDVAARSHTAFTAVRFGNVLGSAGSVVPLFKQQIQRGGPVTVTHPDCTRYFMVIPEAVGLVVQAGLAGYGELCILDMGTPVRIAELAANMITMSGLVPGKDIHIVYTGLRPGEKLEETLMSEEEERTHQVRNRIKVAQSPLPPADFQLQLERLRRVAQAGDSSGVMLALRHLIPTYKPARPGMGGRSEQR; translated from the coding sequence GTGTTGCTGACGGACGCGGTCCTCACGGGCAGTGCGCTCTTGTGCGCGATGATGCTGCGCTTCGATGGAGTGTTGCCCAAGCAGGGGTGGACGGCGTTCAAGCAAGGTGTGCCGCTGCTGCTCCTGGTGCGTCTGGCCATGCTGGCGCGGTTCGGGTTGCAGCGCTGGTCATTTCGCAGGTCTGGTCTCAACGAGGCGGTCCGGCTCGTCCTGGCCAACGTGTCCGCCACCCTCGTGTTCGAGGCGCTCCGGCTCTTCTCCTTCTTCGAGGCCCCACCGCGTTCGGTGGTCGCCATCGAGTTCATCCTCGCCACGGCGCTGATGGGGTTCTACCGCTTCGTCCCGCGGACGGTCCGGCTGTGGTACCTCGATCAGAAGCGCTCCCGGGCCCAGGGCACGCAGCGGACGATCGTCGTCGGGGCTGGTAGCGCCGGGGACCTGCTGTTGCACGATCTGCTGCGCACGCCGAGCAGCCCCTGGCATGTCATCGGGCTCGTGGACGACGATCCGGCCAAGCACGGCACCTTCCTCAATGGCAAACAGGTGCTCGGCTCCATCAATGCCTTGCCGGAGCTGGTGGCCAGGCACCGCGTGACCCAGGTGCTCATCGCCATCCCCAGCCTGCCTCCCGAGCGCATCCGCCACATTCTCGGCCTGTGCAAGAACCGGAGCGTTGGCTTCAAGATCATTCCCGCCTCCTTCGCCTACCTCGACCAGAAGATCACCGCCGCGATGCTGCACGAGCTGAGCCCGGAGCACCTGCTGCCCCGGGATGTGGTCTCCTTCGATCAGGAGGAGGTGCACCGGCGCGTCGCGGGCCGTCGCATCCTCGTCACCGGGAGCGCGGGTTCCATTGGCAGTGAGATCGCCCGTCAGGTCGCCGCGCATGGGCCCGCTTCGCTCGTGTTGCTCGACATCAACGAGAACGAGCTCTACTTCCTCGTGCGCCAGCTCCAGGAGCGCTACCCGCTGCTGCCGGTGAGCGCCATCGTGGCGGACATCCGGGACCAGGAGCGGCTGATGCGTATTGGAAGGGATCACGCCCCGGAGTACGTGTTCCACGCGGCCGCGCACAAGCACGTGCCCTTGATGGAGGACTCGCCCGAGGAAGCCATCAAGAACAACGTCTTTGGCACCCTGAACGTCGCGCGCATGGCCGATGTCTGTGGCGTGGAGCGCTTCGTGCTCATCTCCACCGACAAGGCGGTCCATCCCACCTCGGTCATGGGGGCTTCCAAGCGGCTCGCCGAGATGGTCATCCGGGACGTCGCGGCTCGTTCACATACCGCCTTCACCGCCGTGCGCTTTGGCAATGTGCTCGGCTCGGCGGGCAGCGTGGTGCCACTCTTCAAGCAGCAGATCCAGCGGGGTGGGCCGGTCACGGTGACGCACCCGGACTGCACCCGCTACTTCATGGTCATCCCCGAGGCCGTCGGGCTCGTGGTGCAGGCGGGGCTGGCGGGCTATGGAGAGCTGTGCATCCTCGACATGGGCACCCCCGTGCGCATCGCCGAGCTCGCCGCGAACATGATCACCATGTCGGGCCTGGTGCCGGGCAAGGACATCCACATCGTCTACACCGGACTGCGTCCGGGCGAGAAGCTCGAGGAGACGCTCATGAGCGAGGAGGAGGAGCGCACCCACCAGGTCCGCAACCGCATCAAGGTGGCCCAGAGCCCCTTGCCCCCCGCGGACTTCCAGCTCCAGCTCGAGCGGCTGCGGCGGGTGGCGCAGGCGGGTGACTCGTCCGGAGTGATGCTCGCCCTGCGCCACCTCATCCCGACGTACAAGCCGGCGAGGCCCGGGATGGGTGGGCGGTCCGAGCAGCGGTGA